TTGAATGTATAGTAGGATAGTTATATTTTGATAAATAGAAAATATCCGATTCATGTGAAAAATGAACCGGATATTGAATTATAGGAATAATATCTATTATCTTTAGAAGGATAGTTGTATAATACTATGTATACGAACCGGAGGAACAGATATAACATATTTTCCGTTTGCCTCTTTTACAGAAAGTTTCTTTCCTTCTGGCTGTAATGTTGCTTTTTTTATATTTTTATCCGTATTTATTGTTAGTTCAACAGGGCCTGTAGGAAGAACAGAATCATAAACAGATACCTGGCTATTGTTATGTTCTCCATCGATATTGATGATATTCACTATCCAGTCATTCTTTTTTTGATTTAAGACAAGGTGCATGCGACCGTTACCGCTGATTGTTGCCAATGGTTTGGAATGGAGCGTAGTTACAAGAGAATTAAATATTTGAGCCATATTTGCAGAACGGTTCTGTTGATAAGGATCAGACAGATCACAGTATATGGCGGCTATTTTTCCTCTCCCATAAGGACTGATAGTAGCCATTGGATAAGTCTCTTCCTGATTGTAGTAAGGATCATCACATGTTTTCATTATGCCGAAAGTTTTGGTTTGACTGCCGGGAATGACTTTTTGCCACCTGGTATTTAATGCTGCTTTCTGGCCATCTGCAAACAAGAATACATGACCGTTTTGTGTGAATTCTTCAGGCTTTATATCTGTTTCATTGCTAAAGGCCAGGCTGGCATCCACTCCGGTAATCAGAAGATTTCCACCGTTTTTCACATAATTCAAAATGATTTCTTTCATTTCTGACCCGACATCCGACCATTCAGGTAAGACAACCAGTGAATAATCGGTGATGTGATCTTTTAGATAATGATCCATTAATACTTCGACAGTCTGACGTCCGTCGAGTAACATATTGAGTGTTTCCGCCATCCGTTTGCTTTCTCCGCTGGTATATAAGCTCTTTTGTACCTTTTTCCATGCGTGGGTGGAATACCACAGGGCTATTTGCGGAATGGCTTTGCTTTGGTGACAATATGCTTGTCTTGCACGGCACCAGGCAGCCAGTTTTTTCATCTGGTCGAAATAAATTGTTTTTAAAGAACCATCCCTGTTTTGTTGATAGTAAGTTTGAAAACCTCCTCCCATGGCAATTACTTCGGCGGCTTCCTGTTGCAGCATGACCAATGATTTATTGGAAGGAAGAGTTTGGTTAAAATTAAATCCCCATGACATTAAATCCCACGGTTTTCCCTGTAATGCCAGGCAACGGGCTTCCCAAGCTGCGCTATAGACACCATTTTTTCCGGCGACATCACCCGAAAGAAAGTCGACAGGTGTGTCTATCTTCTCGGGCATCATAGAAGAATAAGACCAGTTACTTGTAATTTGGAATCCGGGATAGGCTTCATGAATGGCATCCATGTATTTTTTCATATACAAACGGAATGCTTTCCGGTTGAGTTCCAGAAATTCAGGATAACCCTCTTCTCCGTTTTTGGGCATTATCTTTTTGCCGGTTTCTTTTGTGTAGAACTGTTGCATATAGAGGGAATAGTCGGGTATGGCACTCCAGCAATCTCCGTCAATCCATGCCCCGTCAATACCTTTGGCTGCTATCTCTTTTAGTTGAGGAATTAGTAATTTGTCGGAATAAGGACCAAAATAAGCTGCTTTGTCCTGGTCATATGTGCCATCTTGATGTACAATGCCCCATTCCGGGTGTATTTGCATGGCGCGTGTGTCCCAAATCCCCGAGTAATGTACATACAAAGCAACGTTATGTTTCCGGGTTACTTTCCTGAATATGTCCAAAATGTCTTTTTCAAAACCAGGGGCCTGATTCCCTACTTGCGTTGGATAGCTGGAATAGCCTGCATGACCTTTACAGTCAACTTGGATATAATCAGGTTTGGTGAGTAAAAGCAGAGAATCGATCATTTCTTCCGTGAGTCTTTTACCTATCTCATTGCAATCCATACCTGCATGAAAATCAAAATGAAAACCCAGAAAACTTTCGCTTCTTTTTAATGTTTTCGAGGAACTATCCGGATGCTTTTCCGGTGAAAGGTCACGTGCCGACGTATTTATTCCTGCCGAAGACAGAATAAAGATACATAATAGAAAGAATAATTTTGTCTTCATGATATTCTGTTTTAAGGAGTTCTTTTATTCTTATTTCGTATATCCGGATAAAAAATTACCTGCCCTATACGAAGAAAAGGCAGGTAATTCAGATCTTTTTATTCAATTATGAACGTGAGATAGAGTACATCTTTATCTTTCAAAATATTGAAAGGAGATGAGTTTGTCAATTTTAAAGGCAATACATATTTGCCTGCACTGAGAGTAGAAGTCTGAATAGGGATATTGAATGTTCCTAACTGTTCCTTTTTAGGTATATCTATTACCCAGGAAGAAGCAGTATAAAAACTTTCAGGAACCAATTGGTATTCACTTTTCTGTTCAAAAGAATCGTATAATAACCTGTCTATTTCGGCTGAGACAGAAACTGCTGCTCTGTCCGGATTACCACTACAATAGACGGATACCGGAATTTCACTACCAGATATATTGGTTTCCTGAATACCGGCTCTTGAGAAATATACGACCGGTTCTTTGTATCCGTAACCGGGCTCCTCACTGTTGCAGCCTGTTAATACGAACAGGCATGCAAATATAGCATATATAAAATGTTTCATTGTTGTTTAATTTTATAGTTCTGTGAAATAGATTACCAACCTGTGTTTTGTACCAAGTTTCCATTTGTTTCCATGTCGTTACGCGGTATAGGCATAAAATACATTTTTTCGTCGAATACATAAGCTGTTTCGTCGACAGTATAACGTTCGTATGTCCATGTCTTTCTTAACATATCCAATTGCTTGTCGAATGTTGCTGTTTTGTAGGCTTCTGAAGCCAGGATGTCTGAATTGTCCAACAAGTTCAAATATATTTTCATGCCGGAGAACTTCTTGCCACCTAAACGAGTTGTTGCTTCTTTCCATCTGCGTAAGTCCCAGTATCTTTTCTGTTCGAAGCAAAGCTCAATGTAACGTTCGTTTTGAATGAATTTACGAAGTTCATCTTTATTGGCCCTGTTTTTGGCCGGGACTTCAGGATTCAATATACCTGCTCTTTGACGGATTATTTTCAATTGTTCGCAAGCGCCGTTGATATCTCCCTGTTCATTCAATGCTTCCGCATAATTCAGATACACTTCTCCTAAACGGATTTCGATAAACGGGGTTTCGCTTCCCCAACCATAGGAATAACCGTCTTTAGGAAGATCTTCTTTGATTACTTTACGGCACAGATAAGAAGTCAGAGAGTTATGGGCCGAACCGGCTGCATCCTGAAATTCCCCATTGGCTTCCCATGATTTGAATCTGTCGGATTCTTCTTTCGGGAAAGATGGATCGATAGTTCCCAAATCGTAATAGCTATACTGCGTACGACCGCAATATTCTGTTTCATTGACTACAATGAAAGCATTTAAGCGTGGATCTCTGTTTGCATACGGATTGGTAGGATCGTAGGTGCTGTCGTCAGCTATGTCCAAACCATTGATTGTAGGGAAGGCATCAACCAACTCTTGCAGTGGTCCCCAGTGTGCGGCATCTCCATTGGCTATGCCTAAAGGTTTACACATGGCATCTATTCCATTATATCTTTCGGGCATTTTGTAGTAAATGGCAAAGATGTTTTCCGGTGACTGATAGTCCAGGAAGAGATCGCGTGCATTTTCTTTCAGTTGATACAAATTGCAGTCTATGACCTCTTTGCTTAACTGACTGGCTTTTTCCCAGCGAGACATATCCTGTGTAGTATTATACAAAGGACTTGCCCAGAATAAGAAGGCACGGGCTTCCATTGCTTTGCAGGCTCCCCAAGTTACACGTCCGAAGTTATTGTTATCAGGAGTCTTGAAGTTTACAAGGAGTTCTGCTGCTTTCTGATATTCTTTGGTTATGAAATCAAATACTTCATCAATACTGGCTCGTTTCGGATAAAGATCTTCCGATTCAAATGTTTGAGGTTCTAAAACAAGAGGTACACCACCATAACGGATAACCATTTTGAAATAAGCTGTGGCTCTGAAGAAAGTAGTTTCCCCTTTCAGTCTGTTCTTTAGACTTTCCTCCATGGTTACATCATCTATGTTTTGTAGGATCTCGTTACATTTGCGAACATAATCATACTTCCAGTATGCCATTGGATTATTTTCCAATCCCCATTCTCCTTTGACTACATTCCAAGCTGTATGTGTTCTGTATCCGTTTCTAGCCTCGTCTGTGAAGTCATTTTCTTCTCGGGACCAAGTGGGATATTTAGCATATAGATTGTTCACATATGTCTCTACCAAAACCGGATCTTGCCATACTATGTCGGATCCCATGGATTCCAAATTTGTTTTGTCAAACAGATCATTGCATGAAAACATGCAGGCTGCACTGAATAATAGAATATATTTTTTCATGATTTCTTCTTTTTAATAGGTGAAATTAAGACCGAAGTTTACAGATTTCATTTGTGGATAATATTGAGCCGAACCACCTGTCATTTCCGGGTCCATAATGTCCAGTTTATCGAATGTCAACAGGTTTGTGCCGTTAATGTACAATCGCAAACCATTGATTACTTTTGCTTTTGCAAGTAATGATTTGGGGAATGTATACGACAGTTCGATATTTTTCAGACGAAGATAATTTCCGTTTTTCATCCAGATATTTGAAGCTCTGTTATTATTGGAGTTACCTCCTACATAAGCTCTTGGATATTGTGCATCTCTGTTTTCCGGTGACCAGGAATTATCAGACAAATAGCTATAATAGTTACTTGAACCATCCAGGAACATGGTTGTTCCGTATCCTTCCAGCATAACAGATTTATGGGCTGCTCCCTGGAACAGGGCTGTCAGTTCGAATCCTTTCCAGCCTAAAGAGAAATTGAATCCATAGATAATTTCAGGGATGGAACCGTAACGGTCGACCACTATCAAGTCGTTTTCATTAATCATACCGTCACCGTTGACATCAGCATACTTTATATCACCCGGTTTTTGTCCGCCGTTGAACTGTTTAGGCCATGCATCGATTTCTTCTTGTGATTGGAATATACCGATTGCTTTCATTCCGACAAGTCCTGCGTATGGGCGTCCTATCTTTTCTGTCGTATTATCCATAAGATTCACTTTTGTACCGCTGGTGCTCAGTGTATGTGTGAAAGGACGACCTACTACTTTATAATAGTCAGGGGTCGTTTCACTTTCGTCGAACTGAATAACTTTATTACGAACGAAGCTAAAGTTTCCTCCAATACGATATGTAAAATCTCCTATCTGATTGGCATGTGTAAGTGATATTTCCAATCCCTTATTATCCAATATACCATAGTTTATGTCAGGGAGAGTGGCTCCGAATGTTTCCGGAATCGTACGAATCTGCGGTGCGAGAATGTCTTTGGTTCTTTTAGCAAAGAAATCTACTTCAAACCCTAACAAACCTTGCCACAGCAAACCTTCCAATCCGAGGTCGAAGGTAGAGGATTTTTCCCATGTAATATCTGGATTCGGGAATAAGTCTTTGTAAACGGCAATACTATTGACATTGTTTCCTCCGATAGTAGCTACATCAGAATATACAAATTCGGACATATACTGCCACAGTTTTACCTGGTCATTACCTAAAGTACCATAAGATGCTCTCAGTTTCAAATTATCTATAAACGAGAAGTTATCTTTGATGAAAGATTCATTGGATATTCTCCAGGCTCCTGAAACAGAGGGGAAAAAACCATATCTATGTCCTTTGGGGAAGGTGATAGAGCCGTCATATCTGAAAGATGCTTCAAACATATATGTTCCGTTATAAGCATAATTGATACGTCCGACTAAACCATTACGTGCCCATTCGTGTGCTTTTCCTGCGTTGGTTTTATCGGTATCGCCTCCGGCTGAGAGTTGAGGTACTGAATTTGATACGAAGTTTGTACGGAAAGCCGAGAACTCGTTTCCTTTGGAAGATTCTTCTTCATATAGGAAAAGTAAACCGACATCATGTTTGCCAAATGTACGATTGTAGTTTAAAGAAAGGTTATAAGTATAACCGTCTCCCTGATCGAATTTTTCGTCAAGTTTGGTTTTTTCACCTACTACTTTGGTATTTGTAATATCGCCATTTTCATTTATATCATACATTTTGTATGGAATAAAGAACTTTTTATTATACATATAATTTTTTCCGTAAGAGAACATACCTTTGGCTACCAACCCTTCGATGCCGGGTATTTTGTAATCAGCTTTGAATGTTACTCGAAAATCATTATATGTTTGCTTATTATTACCTGAACTGTGTACCATTTCCGGCAAATGTTCCCCATTGGTATTAGCTGGTAAACCATTGGGGTGATAAGCTGGGAGAGTCGGATTTTGACGGGCTACATAATGGTATAAATCCTCAGGATTCCATCCAGGGGTATCGTAAGTTCTAGTACTCGCATCTACATCAGCCGAGATATTTAGTCTTTCGGTTACCTTCGCATCAATA
This is a stretch of genomic DNA from Parabacteroides chongii. It encodes these proteins:
- a CDS encoding DUF1735 domain-containing protein, producing the protein MKHFIYAIFACLFVLTGCNSEEPGYGYKEPVVYFSRAGIQETNISGSEIPVSVYCSGNPDRAAVSVSAEIDRLLYDSFEQKSEYQLVPESFYTASSWVIDIPKKEQLGTFNIPIQTSTLSAGKYVLPLKLTNSSPFNILKDKDVLYLTFIIE
- a CDS encoding RagB/SusD family nutrient uptake outer membrane protein, translated to MKKYILLFSAACMFSCNDLFDKTNLESMGSDIVWQDPVLVETYVNNLYAKYPTWSREENDFTDEARNGYRTHTAWNVVKGEWGLENNPMAYWKYDYVRKCNEILQNIDDVTMEESLKNRLKGETTFFRATAYFKMVIRYGGVPLVLEPQTFESEDLYPKRASIDEVFDFITKEYQKAAELLVNFKTPDNNNFGRVTWGACKAMEARAFLFWASPLYNTTQDMSRWEKASQLSKEVIDCNLYQLKENARDLFLDYQSPENIFAIYYKMPERYNGIDAMCKPLGIANGDAAHWGPLQELVDAFPTINGLDIADDSTYDPTNPYANRDPRLNAFIVVNETEYCGRTQYSYYDLGTIDPSFPKEESDRFKSWEANGEFQDAAGSAHNSLTSYLCRKVIKEDLPKDGYSYGWGSETPFIEIRLGEVYLNYAEALNEQGDINGACEQLKIIRQRAGILNPEVPAKNRANKDELRKFIQNERYIELCFEQKRYWDLRRWKEATTRLGGKKFSGMKIYLNLLDNSDILASEAYKTATFDKQLDMLRKTWTYERYTVDETAYVFDEKMYFMPIPRNDMETNGNLVQNTGW
- a CDS encoding TonB-dependent receptor, whose product is MKLAFVYLFILVSGVFATEADSQTMKVSIVAKNISTQDLMQEIEKQTDYLFVYNKNEINLHHKVTVNAADKTVAEVLNQAFDQTDITYAVEGSNIMLMKKGEENRSSAIAQQKTRTINGVVTDTNGETIIGANVSVKGTTIGTITDIDGKFSLEVPENAQLQISYIGYLTHEVTVGNKISFDIQLAEDTQNLEEVVVVGYGIQKKTSISGSIATIAQEDIKKASTSNLSESLVGRMPGLIAVNESGKPGSGSKLLIRGQGTWNNSDPLVIVDGIERDFSNLDPNEIENISVLKDAAAAAVYGARAANGVILVTTKRGKDGKPSVKLDTYYGLKSVTRYPDLANPYEWATTRNKAYLMDGVDPNDTRIFSKEQLDKFRNGEQGTDWYKETFNKTASQYYANLNLSGGSERVKYFVSLGHHNEDGLIDNFDYKKYNFRSNIDAKVTERLNISADVDASTRTYDTPGWNPEDLYHYVARQNPTLPAYHPNGLPANTNGEHLPEMVHSSGNNKQTYNDFRVTFKADYKIPGIEGLVAKGMFSYGKNYMYNKKFFIPYKMYDINENGDITNTKVVGEKTKLDEKFDQGDGYTYNLSLNYNRTFGKHDVGLLFLYEEESSKGNEFSAFRTNFVSNSVPQLSAGGDTDKTNAGKAHEWARNGLVGRINYAYNGTYMFEASFRYDGSITFPKGHRYGFFPSVSGAWRISNESFIKDNFSFIDNLKLRASYGTLGNDQVKLWQYMSEFVYSDVATIGGNNVNSIAVYKDLFPNPDITWEKSSTFDLGLEGLLWQGLLGFEVDFFAKRTKDILAPQIRTIPETFGATLPDINYGILDNKGLEISLTHANQIGDFTYRIGGNFSFVRNKVIQFDESETTPDYYKVVGRPFTHTLSTSGTKVNLMDNTTEKIGRPYAGLVGMKAIGIFQSQEEIDAWPKQFNGGQKPGDIKYADVNGDGMINENDLIVVDRYGSIPEIIYGFNFSLGWKGFELTALFQGAAHKSVMLEGYGTTMFLDGSSNYYSYLSDNSWSPENRDAQYPRAYVGGNSNNNRASNIWMKNGNYLRLKNIELSYTFPKSLLAKAKVINGLRLYINGTNLLTFDKLDIMDPEMTGGSAQYYPQMKSVNFGLNFTY